Proteins encoded within one genomic window of Synechococcus sp. PCC 7335:
- the cobT gene encoding nicotinate mononucleotide-dependent phosphoribosyltransferase CobT, whose product MIRLCAETSPGASYRWLNHYRGKKPLFVCVLSFTETALIPGISAAGDSQQDRLGVAAADANYLLAGTSLVPLSAGISPAVITRSILCGQTIDCQLISTGLPKALSVPHLSLPQTIAKPIQTGQAMTIAEANMLFRLGRDLGCQLADQLAKQCQASYLVIGECVVGGTTTAQAILTGLGYTVINQMSSSLRLGNHLKKQTLVKQGLANWKTRWNQPQEASAIGLVAAVGDPMQIVATGIALSASQSCGVLLAGGSQMLAVYSLCKALAQEKRIVWQPEQVVVGTTRWVIEDNSADTVAIAHQVGATYLASEITFSQSPYMQLRAYEQGFVKEGVGAGGCVIAAHLYGQWTRSQIRHAVEAQLRLSI is encoded by the coding sequence ATGATCAGACTTTGTGCTGAGACCAGTCCAGGAGCGAGTTACCGATGGCTCAACCACTACCGAGGTAAAAAGCCCCTATTCGTTTGCGTTCTTAGCTTTACAGAAACTGCGCTTATTCCTGGCATTTCAGCTGCTGGGGACAGCCAACAAGATCGACTGGGCGTCGCCGCCGCCGACGCTAACTACTTGCTCGCAGGAACCTCTCTCGTTCCTTTATCGGCTGGAATTTCTCCTGCTGTGATTACCAGGTCTATCTTGTGTGGACAGACTATTGACTGTCAGCTAATTAGCACTGGGCTGCCAAAAGCGCTTAGCGTTCCTCATCTATCGCTACCTCAAACCATTGCCAAACCTATTCAAACAGGGCAGGCGATGACGATTGCCGAAGCGAATATGCTTTTTCGCCTAGGTCGAGATCTAGGCTGCCAGCTAGCTGATCAGCTAGCTAAGCAATGTCAAGCTAGCTACTTGGTTATTGGAGAATGTGTGGTCGGTGGCACGACGACTGCACAGGCCATCCTCACTGGCCTAGGCTATACCGTAATTAACCAGATGAGTAGCAGTTTGCGACTAGGCAATCACTTGAAAAAGCAAACCTTAGTCAAACAGGGACTAGCTAATTGGAAAACCCGTTGGAACCAGCCACAGGAGGCGTCAGCGATAGGGTTAGTCGCAGCTGTAGGCGATCCGATGCAGATTGTGGCAACAGGAATAGCACTATCGGCCAGTCAATCGTGCGGAGTACTTTTGGCAGGTGGCTCACAGATGCTAGCGGTCTATAGTCTGTGTAAGGCACTAGCGCAAGAGAAAAGAATTGTCTGGCAGCCTGAGCAAGTAGTCGTAGGCACGACCCGCTGGGTAATAGAAGATAATAGTGCAGATACAGTGGCGATCGCGCACCAAGTAGGCGCTACCTATCTAGCCAGTGAAATCACCTTTAGTCAATCGCCCTATATGCAGTTGCGAGCTTATGAGCAAGGATTTGTAAAAGAGGGAGTGGGAGCTGGAGGATGCGTGATCGCCGCACACCTTTATGGTCAATGGACGCGATCACAGATTCGTCATGCCGTTGAAGCTCAGCTCCGGCTATCTATCTGA
- a CDS encoding glutathione S-transferase family protein, which yields MKLVIGNKNYSSWSLRAWMLLAKFDLQFEEIQESLERENSHGTLTERLKQYSPTGRVPVLIDQKTTVWDSLAICEYISEKYLSGEGWPADESLRAEARAVCAEMHSGFMGLRSELPMNCRASRRINPSATAYQDIARIDAIWSGCMARNPDTWLFERFSIADCFYAPVVMRFKTYSIVLSELATRYQNFFLEDFTLKKWVDAGKVETEVLLEEEVGEPC from the coding sequence ATGAAACTGGTTATTGGAAATAAGAATTACTCTTCTTGGTCTTTACGGGCGTGGATGCTACTGGCCAAATTTGATCTTCAGTTCGAAGAGATTCAAGAATCTCTCGAACGTGAAAACTCACACGGAACCCTCACAGAACGACTAAAGCAGTACTCGCCTACTGGTCGTGTGCCTGTTTTGATCGACCAGAAAACAACAGTATGGGACTCGCTGGCGATCTGTGAGTATATTTCTGAAAAGTATCTCTCAGGCGAAGGTTGGCCAGCTGATGAATCTCTAAGAGCTGAAGCGAGAGCTGTCTGCGCTGAAATGCATTCTGGGTTTATGGGTCTGCGTAGCGAGCTACCGATGAACTGTAGAGCGAGCCGACGGATTAATCCTTCAGCTACAGCTTATCAAGACATCGCTAGAATCGATGCTATTTGGTCAGGCTGTATGGCTCGAAATCCTGACACTTGGCTATTTGAAAGATTCTCTATAGCCGATTGCTTTTATGCGCCCGTAGTCATGCGCTTCAAGACCTACAGCATTGTTCTATCAGAATTAGCCACACGATATCAGAACTTCTTTTTGGAAGATTTCACGCTAAAGAAGTGGGTTGATGCAGGTAAAGTGGAAACTGAAGTACTTCTAGAAGAGGAAGTTGGAGAGCCTTGCTGA
- the petE gene encoding plastocyanin, whose amino-acid sequence MKFLAKAFRSLGTTLMMAALIISSCAVLATPALAADQTVKMGSDGGLLVFEPATVTVSKGDTVTWENNKMAPHNVIFDPNNIPGGKEVADKLTNKQLTFAPGESYSSTFDVEPGEYTYYCAPHRGAGMVGKVIVK is encoded by the coding sequence ATGAAATTTTTAGCAAAAGCATTCCGCAGCTTAGGTACTACCCTAATGATGGCTGCTCTGATTATTAGCAGTTGCGCGGTGCTTGCGACGCCAGCTCTTGCCGCTGACCAAACCGTCAAAATGGGTTCAGACGGTGGGTTACTTGTTTTTGAACCAGCAACTGTCACCGTTTCCAAAGGAGATACCGTCACTTGGGAAAATAACAAGATGGCACCCCACAACGTTATCTTTGATCCAAACAACATTCCTGGTGGTAAGGAAGTAGCTGATAAACTGACTAATAAACAGCTGACTTTTGCACCTGGCGAGTCTTACTCTAGTACTTTTGATGTGGAGCCTGGCGAGTACACTTACTACTGTGCGCCTCACCGGGGTGCTGGTATGGTTGGCAAGGTAATTGTTAAATAA